In Halorussus limi, a genomic segment contains:
- a CDS encoding pentapeptide repeat-containing protein codes for MNSLPVPSIGSPVCFRVRRSSDVEKERFLPSSRYEPSVNDTSDGVCGYTVELDRYDLGSYCCNREVWKDERCIWHAEESDKPTDELLNRYYSREKRYAGPNFDPTTAPAAASRVRLDGAKLVDTELPPVTFSNCTFVNADLKRSDLTEAQFSRCLFWGADLTSADLSGLTLQSVDFYDATLRRADLDRITSFAFGKGVVPGGLAPLLHLGPVMWRNPPKIGLQHPDVDIFDRGSVNFAEADLGEATLQNADLRDAVFYRADLERAKLDDSDLGGASLTEAAIYKASFGNVTVDIDTRFGKSSKYETDAEEYDDWFIRATWSYKRLREVADRNSLSERRVDLYIADKNLRRRTKWKRAMTGKPVVGYDTSRKEDLAKEILTDDRNSVPLENALIESTDRNLKTSTRVSSLISAVASGVSRWTTAYATNPYRVLGSSIVFSVLLAAVYPIFGLRDTATGETLRYTSSVSVDSLLLFGRAVYFSVVTFTTVGYGDVQPMGFGRAVAMFEAFVGSAMMALLVFVLGRYITR; via the coding sequence GTGAACTCGCTTCCCGTCCCGTCGATCGGTTCGCCGGTCTGCTTCCGGGTGCGTCGAAGTAGCGATGTCGAAAAAGAAAGATTTCTACCGTCTTCTCGGTACGAACCATCAGTGAACGATACTTCGGACGGAGTTTGCGGGTACACCGTCGAACTCGACCGGTACGACCTTGGAAGCTACTGTTGCAACCGGGAGGTCTGGAAGGACGAGAGGTGCATCTGGCACGCCGAGGAGAGCGACAAACCGACCGACGAACTCCTAAACCGGTACTACAGTCGCGAAAAGCGGTACGCCGGACCGAACTTCGACCCGACGACTGCTCCGGCGGCCGCGTCGAGAGTACGACTCGACGGAGCGAAACTCGTCGATACCGAACTGCCGCCCGTTACCTTCTCGAACTGTACGTTCGTCAACGCCGACCTCAAGCGGTCGGACCTGACCGAAGCGCAGTTTTCGAGGTGTCTCTTCTGGGGAGCGGACCTCACGAGCGCTGACCTTTCGGGGTTGACCTTGCAGTCGGTCGATTTCTACGACGCGACCCTGCGACGTGCCGACTTAGATAGGATTACGAGTTTCGCGTTCGGGAAGGGCGTCGTTCCCGGGGGTCTCGCTCCGCTCTTGCACCTCGGGCCTGTGATGTGGCGAAACCCACCGAAAATCGGTCTCCAACACCCCGACGTAGACATCTTCGACAGGGGGAGTGTCAACTTCGCAGAAGCAGACCTCGGCGAGGCGACGCTCCAAAACGCCGACCTGAGAGACGCGGTGTTTTACCGTGCAGACTTGGAGCGAGCGAAACTAGACGACTCGGACCTCGGTGGCGCGTCGCTGACCGAGGCAGCAATCTACAAGGCGAGTTTCGGCAACGTGACCGTCGATATCGACACGAGGTTCGGGAAATCGTCCAAGTACGAGACCGACGCCGAGGAGTACGACGACTGGTTCATTCGGGCGACGTGGAGTTACAAGAGGTTACGGGAGGTAGCCGACAGGAACTCGCTCTCGGAGAGACGTGTCGACCTGTACATCGCGGACAAGAACCTCCGCCGAAGGACCAAATGGAAGCGAGCGATGACCGGAAAGCCGGTAGTCGGGTACGACACGTCTCGGAAGGAGGACCTCGCGAAAGAGATACTGACGGACGACCGGAACTCGGTACCCCTCGAAAACGCCCTCATCGAGTCGACCGACCGAAACCTGAAGACGTCCACTCGCGTATCGTCGTTGATAAGTGCCGTCGCCTCCGGCGTGTCTCGATGGACGACGGCGTACGCGACGAACCCGTACCGGGTACTCGGCTCCTCGATCGTATTTTCGGTCCTCTTGGCGGCGGTCTACCCGATTTTCGGCCTCAGGGACACCGCGACAGGAGAGACGCTTCGATACACGTCCTCGGTCTCCGTCGATAGTTTACTGCTGTTCGGACGGGCCGTTTACTTCAGCGTAGTCACGTTCACGACGGTCGGATACGGGGACGTTCAACCGATGGGATTCGGGCGGGCGGTCGCTATGTTCGAGGCCTTCGTCGGTTCTGCGATGATGGCGCTGCTCGTCTTTGTACTGGGGAGATACATCACGCGATAG
- a CDS encoding PGF-CTERM sorting domain-containing protein yields MKRLASALVLLVVTASVVPAATAVAAPAETRQTSGEAYSGTHVSFEVSNSAVTDYAVDNETLLDSVRVQSQSNVEDGGLVDLGASLSAVTRIEGAGLSVGAKTTTEASVRAENGANLTVHDNGRGVLVVESGDQSDYVVANLSSGADASAESDSQVEVTTESGTNGTFLVVGEGNVTVNDEGDVTATLGEDGRLVFRSYPDGKDDGDDRQERLIANGEAKAEAYVMADGGETVVDTVSYGANTTVEAAETAEGEVSFTVNRTTHEGTVLLTSVSEKALNASDGLEVTVDGEAAAEARTYTQLKSAIGSDQSRYVVESAGGASADASADVLVAVNHFSERTVSMQSADSTSETTSDGETTTDDGQTTTGDQTTAADGETTEDGESPGVETNTTTVVDDETDNGASVPGFTGAAAIVALAGAAMLARRR; encoded by the coding sequence ATGAAACGACTCGCAAGCGCACTGGTACTGCTCGTAGTGACCGCGAGCGTCGTACCCGCCGCGACCGCCGTCGCGGCACCCGCCGAGACCCGACAGACCTCCGGCGAGGCGTACTCCGGAACCCACGTCTCGTTCGAGGTCTCGAACAGCGCCGTGACCGACTACGCCGTCGACAACGAGACCCTGCTGGATTCCGTGCGAGTCCAGTCCCAGAGTAACGTCGAAGACGGCGGCCTCGTGGACCTCGGGGCCTCGCTGTCGGCCGTGACCCGAATCGAGGGCGCGGGCCTCAGCGTCGGCGCGAAGACGACGACCGAGGCCAGCGTGCGGGCCGAGAACGGCGCGAACCTCACCGTCCACGACAACGGCCGCGGCGTCCTCGTGGTCGAGTCGGGCGACCAGTCCGACTACGTGGTGGCGAACCTCTCGTCCGGCGCGGACGCCTCGGCCGAGAGCGACTCGCAGGTCGAGGTCACGACCGAGAGCGGCACGAACGGGACCTTCCTCGTCGTCGGCGAAGGTAACGTCACCGTCAACGACGAGGGCGACGTGACCGCCACTCTCGGCGAGGACGGCCGCCTCGTCTTCCGGTCCTACCCCGACGGCAAGGACGACGGCGACGACCGGCAGGAGCGACTCATCGCCAACGGCGAGGCCAAGGCCGAGGCCTACGTGATGGCCGACGGCGGAGAAACCGTCGTGGATACCGTGAGTTACGGCGCGAACACCACGGTCGAGGCGGCCGAGACGGCCGAGGGCGAGGTCTCGTTCACCGTCAACCGGACGACCCACGAGGGGACCGTCCTGCTGACCAGCGTCTCGGAGAAGGCGCTGAACGCCTCCGACGGCCTCGAAGTCACGGTGGACGGCGAGGCCGCCGCGGAGGCCCGGACCTACACCCAACTGAAGAGCGCTATCGGAAGCGACCAGTCGCGCTACGTGGTCGAGAGCGCGGGCGGCGCGTCGGCCGACGCCAGCGCGGACGTGCTGGTCGCGGTCAACCACTTCTCCGAGCGGACGGTCTCGATGCAGTCGGCCGATTCGACCTCGGAGACGACGAGCGACGGCGAGACGACCACCGACGACGGCCAGACGACTACTGGCGACCAGACGACCGCCGCCGACGGTGAGACGACCGAAGACGGCGAGAGCCCCGGTGTGGAGACGAACACCACAACGGTCGTGGACGACGAGACCGACAACGGCGCGAGCGTCCCCGGATTCACCGGGGCGGCCGCTATCGTCGCGCTGGCCGGCGCGGCGATGCTGGCCCGACGCCGCTGA
- the kdgK1 gene encoding bifunctional 2-dehydro-3-deoxygluconokinase/2-dehydro-3-deoxygalactonokinase, with product MTDLVTFGETMVRLSPPDGERLETTDELEFRAAGAESNVAVAAARLGADAAWTSKLPDSPLGRRVVSGLRRHGVETDVVWSDEGRQGTYYLEHGGKPRGSNVIYDRAGAAVTTAETDELPVERVREADRFHTTGITPALSETLEETTADLLAAASEAGTTTSFDVNYRSKLWSPESARDTLESLFPDVDLLLVAERDAREVLGREGDPEEIAAGLADEFDFETVVVTRGEEGALALHDGETYEQPAIETETLDPIGTGDAFLGAFLSRRIAGDSVPTALEYGSATAALKRTIPGDVAVVTREEVESVLAEEGDEISR from the coding sequence ATGACCGACCTCGTGACCTTCGGCGAGACGATGGTGCGACTCTCGCCGCCCGACGGCGAGCGACTGGAGACCACCGACGAACTCGAGTTCCGCGCGGCGGGCGCGGAGAGCAACGTCGCGGTCGCGGCCGCGCGACTCGGCGCGGACGCGGCGTGGACCTCGAAACTCCCCGACTCGCCGCTCGGACGGCGCGTGGTCTCGGGCCTCCGACGGCACGGCGTCGAGACCGACGTGGTGTGGAGCGACGAGGGCCGACAGGGCACCTACTACCTCGAACACGGCGGCAAGCCCCGCGGGTCGAACGTCATCTACGACCGGGCGGGCGCGGCGGTCACGACCGCCGAGACCGACGAGTTGCCGGTCGAGCGCGTCCGCGAGGCCGACCGTTTCCACACCACCGGCATCACGCCCGCGCTCTCGGAGACGCTGGAGGAGACGACCGCCGACCTGCTCGCGGCGGCCAGCGAGGCCGGGACGACCACCTCCTTCGACGTGAACTACCGCTCGAAGCTCTGGAGTCCCGAGTCGGCCCGCGACACCCTCGAATCGCTGTTCCCCGACGTGGACCTCCTGCTGGTCGCCGAACGCGACGCCCGCGAGGTGCTGGGCCGCGAGGGCGACCCCGAGGAAATCGCGGCGGGCCTCGCCGACGAGTTCGACTTCGAGACGGTCGTCGTCACCCGCGGCGAAGAGGGCGCGCTGGCGCTCCACGACGGCGAGACCTACGAGCAACCCGCCATCGAGACCGAGACGCTGGACCCCATCGGGACCGGCGACGCCTTCCTCGGGGCCTTCCTCTCGCGGCGCATCGCGGGCGACAGCGTGCCGACCGCGCTCGAATACGGGTCGGCGACCGCCGCGCTCAAGCGCACGATTCCGGGCGACGTGGCGGTCGTCACCCGCGAGGAGGTCGAGAGCGTGCTGGCCGAAGAAGGCGACGAGATTTCGCGGTAG
- a CDS encoding PAS domain S-box protein codes for MSGHSERPTEGGGESPSAPDFGDDFFERMVAAANDAVVTADADGTLVYANEAVEELFGYAPSEVRGRQFVEFVPERLRGRYDRWFDRYTDGDGGTPLDDATFEVTWLTADGEEIRLSVSGFTHESDGGTLVTGFLREADDTDASAERLREEEALIEEIFETSPVAFAVRDADGELLRANERAAELVGIGSGEIPAEDGVERAWTVYDADGEPLAEDEYPVARVLETGDPVYNEEVVVEQPSGRRVHLSVSVAPVREDDEIRRVVSAAEDITELKETQFELERRHEELETELSEVFSRIADAFFALDDEWRFTYVNDEAENLLNQSERELVGENIWDAFSAAVGTTFQHEYERAMETQEPVSFVEYYPPLATWFEVKAYPSETGLSVYFRDVTARVERKGELQNHVKQQRAVAEFSQAALEDRPLDDLFDEAVELVCETLDHDYCKVLELDPDGDELLLRNGVGWPEGAVGSATVAADRGSQAGYTLASEQPVVVANLETDERFAGSDLLTSNDVTSGVSTVIGSADDPWGILGTHDAEERDYADHDVQFVQSIAHILTTAIRRREREQQLERYETIVETVDDGIYIVGPDGTFSMVNSSFAEPLGYDREDLIGTCPSALYDEETVSAVERLQREILDGERTSATIEHPLFTADGGSFPAETTFVLRRTEGGDHERVGVTRDITERKRFEQTLTALHESSRELLQRETADAVAESVLQTTTDVLGIRGAGIYLYDAEREELAPAAVSDYVADIFGDLPTFGPGDEALTWRAFADETTIALDDVANTDLAYRDDTPLRSGLWIPLGDHGVLAVVSTEVGAFDADDRTLADLLAATAEAALDRVERERERRQHERELEAQNERLDAFASMLAHELRNPLEIAQIYLDMGVESTVGDDEDASSFSEVERALDRIEEMIDTLLVVTRRDGPVDTTEPVNLGDVAREWWDELDPRGTLAVETDREILADPSRLRQLLENLYRNADEHAGPDVTVRVGDLPGGFYVADDGPGIPQEVREEVFDPGYSTSNVGIGFGLAVVEQLVEAHDWNCEITESESGGARFEFTNVETPEE; via the coding sequence ATGAGCGGCCACAGCGAACGACCGACCGAAGGCGGCGGGGAATCACCGAGCGCTCCCGACTTTGGCGACGACTTCTTCGAGCGCATGGTGGCGGCGGCCAACGACGCCGTGGTCACGGCCGACGCGGACGGGACCCTCGTCTACGCGAACGAGGCGGTCGAGGAACTGTTCGGCTACGCGCCTTCGGAGGTCCGAGGCAGGCAGTTCGTCGAGTTCGTCCCGGAGCGCCTCCGGGGCCGCTACGACAGGTGGTTCGACCGCTACACCGACGGCGACGGCGGCACGCCGCTCGACGACGCGACCTTCGAGGTGACGTGGCTGACCGCCGACGGCGAGGAGATTCGGCTCTCCGTCTCGGGGTTCACCCACGAGAGCGACGGCGGGACGCTGGTCACCGGGTTCCTCCGGGAGGCCGACGACACCGACGCTTCGGCCGAACGCCTCCGGGAGGAGGAGGCGCTCATCGAGGAGATATTCGAGACGAGTCCGGTAGCGTTCGCGGTGCGGGACGCCGACGGCGAACTCCTGCGGGCCAACGAGCGGGCGGCCGAACTGGTCGGAATCGGCTCCGGGGAAATCCCCGCCGAAGACGGGGTCGAGCGGGCGTGGACCGTCTACGACGCCGACGGAGAACCGCTGGCGGAGGACGAGTACCCCGTCGCTCGGGTTCTGGAGACCGGCGACCCCGTCTACAACGAGGAAGTCGTCGTAGAGCAACCGAGCGGACGGCGCGTCCACCTCTCGGTCAGCGTGGCCCCGGTCCGGGAGGACGACGAGATTCGGCGGGTGGTCAGCGCGGCCGAGGACATCACCGAACTCAAAGAGACCCAGTTCGAACTCGAACGCCGCCACGAGGAACTGGAGACCGAACTCTCGGAGGTGTTCAGCCGAATCGCGGACGCCTTCTTCGCGCTGGACGACGAGTGGCGGTTCACCTACGTCAACGACGAGGCCGAGAACCTGCTGAACCAGTCTGAGCGCGAACTCGTGGGCGAGAACATCTGGGACGCGTTCTCGGCGGCGGTCGGGACGACGTTCCAGCACGAGTACGAGCGTGCGATGGAGACCCAAGAACCCGTCTCGTTCGTGGAGTACTACCCGCCGCTCGCGACGTGGTTCGAGGTGAAGGCGTACCCCTCCGAGACCGGTCTCTCGGTGTACTTCCGGGACGTGACCGCACGCGTCGAGCGGAAGGGCGAGTTACAGAACCACGTCAAGCAACAGCGCGCCGTCGCGGAGTTCTCGCAGGCCGCGCTCGAAGACCGGCCGCTCGACGACCTGTTCGACGAGGCGGTCGAACTCGTCTGCGAGACGCTCGACCACGACTACTGCAAGGTGCTGGAACTCGACCCCGACGGGGACGAACTCCTGCTCCGGAACGGCGTTGGCTGGCCGGAGGGTGCCGTCGGGTCGGCGACGGTCGCGGCCGACCGCGGGTCACAGGCCGGTTACACGCTGGCCTCCGAGCAACCGGTGGTCGTGGCGAACCTCGAAACCGACGAGCGGTTCGCCGGTTCCGACCTACTGACCTCCAACGACGTAACTAGCGGAGTCAGCACCGTCATCGGGTCGGCCGACGACCCGTGGGGAATCCTGGGCACCCACGACGCCGAGGAGCGCGACTACGCCGACCACGACGTGCAGTTCGTCCAGAGCATCGCCCACATCCTCACGACCGCCATCCGCCGCCGCGAGCGCGAACAGCAACTCGAACGCTACGAGACCATCGTGGAGACCGTCGACGACGGTATCTACATCGTCGGCCCGGACGGGACGTTCTCGATGGTGAACTCGTCGTTCGCCGAACCGCTCGGCTACGACCGCGAGGACCTCATCGGAACGTGCCCCTCGGCGCTCTACGACGAGGAGACAGTGAGTGCCGTCGAGCGACTCCAACGCGAGATACTCGACGGCGAGCGGACCTCCGCGACCATCGAGCATCCGCTGTTCACCGCCGACGGCGGGAGTTTCCCGGCCGAGACCACGTTCGTCCTCCGGCGGACCGAAGGCGGCGACCACGAGCGCGTGGGCGTGACCCGCGACATCACCGAGCGCAAGCGCTTCGAGCAGACGCTGACCGCGCTCCACGAGTCGAGTCGCGAACTCCTGCAACGCGAGACCGCCGACGCGGTCGCCGAGTCGGTCCTCCAGACCACGACCGACGTGTTGGGAATCCGGGGTGCCGGAATCTATCTCTACGACGCCGAGCGCGAGGAACTCGCCCCGGCGGCGGTCTCGGACTACGTGGCGGACATCTTCGGCGACCTGCCGACGTTCGGGCCGGGCGACGAGGCGCTCACGTGGCGGGCGTTCGCCGACGAGACGACCATCGCGCTCGACGACGTGGCGAACACCGACCTCGCGTACCGCGACGACACGCCGCTCCGGAGCGGCCTCTGGATTCCGCTCGGCGACCACGGCGTCCTCGCGGTGGTCTCCACGGAAGTCGGCGCGTTCGACGCCGACGACCGAACGCTCGCCGACCTGCTTGCGGCCACCGCGGAGGCCGCGCTCGACCGCGTCGAGCGCGAACGCGAGCGACGCCAGCACGAGCGGGAACTGGAGGCCCAGAACGAGCGCCTCGACGCCTTCGCCAGCATGCTCGCCCACGAACTCCGCAACCCACTCGAAATCGCCCAGATATACCTCGACATGGGCGTCGAGTCGACGGTCGGCGACGACGAGGACGCCTCGTCGTTCTCGGAGGTCGAACGCGCGCTCGACCGCATCGAGGAGATGATAGATACGCTGCTGGTCGTCACCCGGCGCGACGGGCCGGTGGACACGACCGAACCGGTGAACCTCGGCGACGTGGCCCGCGAGTGGTGGGACGAGTTGGACCCCCGCGGTACGCTCGCGGTCGAGACCGACCGCGAGATTCTGGCCGACCCCTCGCGACTCCGGCAACTGCTGGAGAACCTCTATCGCAACGCCGACGAACACGCCGGACCGGACGTGACGGTCCGTGTCGGGGACCTGCCGGGCGGCTTCTACGTCGCGGACGACGGCCCGGGCATCCCGCAGGAGGTCCGCGAGGAGGTGTTCGACCCCGGCTACTCGACCAGCAACGTCGGCATCGGCTTCGGTCTCGCGGTGGTCGAGCAGTTGGTCGAGGCCCACGACTGGAACTGCGAAATCACCGAGAGCGAGTCCGGCGGCGCGCGCTTCGAGTTCACGAACGTCGAGACGCCCGAGGAGTGA
- a CDS encoding 5'-deoxyadenosine deaminase, giving the protein MLLQGTVVADAETVVEDGAVVVEGDEIVAVGDREELVETYPEHERAEYDLLAPGVVGGHVHSVQSLGRGIADDTSLLDWLFDYVLPMESALDAEGMRIAAELGYLELLESGVTTAIDHLSVRHADEAFEAAGELGIRARMGKVLMDTESPDGLLEDTREGLDETERLIRKYHDTRDGRIQYAVTPRFAVSCTEECLRGSRELADEYEGVRIHTHASENRDEVQTVEDRTGRRNIHWLDEVGLTGEDVVLAHCIWTDESEREVLAETGTHVTYCPSSNMKLASGIAPVVDYADRGINVALGNDGPPCNNTLDPFTEMRQASLLQKVEHLDPTTTPAELVFEMATENGAKAAGFENVGRLRPGWKADIVGLTTDITRATPLHDVFSHLVFAARGDDVAFTMVNGDVVYEDGELRTGDADAIRRRAREYDLPVGPE; this is encoded by the coding sequence ATGCTACTACAGGGAACGGTCGTCGCCGACGCCGAGACGGTGGTCGAGGACGGCGCGGTGGTCGTGGAGGGCGACGAGATAGTCGCCGTCGGCGACCGGGAGGAACTGGTCGAGACCTACCCCGAACACGAGCGCGCGGAGTACGACCTGCTCGCGCCGGGCGTGGTCGGCGGACACGTCCACTCCGTCCAGTCGCTGGGCCGGGGTATCGCCGACGACACGTCCCTGTTGGACTGGCTGTTCGACTACGTGCTGCCGATGGAGTCGGCGCTCGACGCCGAGGGGATGCGCATCGCCGCCGAGTTAGGTTACCTCGAACTGCTCGAATCCGGCGTCACGACCGCCATCGACCACCTGTCGGTCCGCCACGCCGACGAGGCGTTCGAGGCCGCGGGCGAGTTGGGCATCCGCGCCCGGATGGGCAAGGTGCTGATGGACACCGAATCGCCCGACGGCCTGCTGGAGGACACCCGAGAGGGACTGGACGAGACCGAGCGCCTGATTCGGAAGTACCACGATACGCGCGACGGGCGCATCCAGTACGCCGTGACGCCGCGCTTCGCGGTGAGTTGCACCGAGGAGTGCCTGCGCGGGTCGCGCGAACTCGCCGACGAGTACGAGGGCGTGCGCATCCACACCCACGCCAGCGAGAACCGCGACGAGGTCCAGACCGTCGAGGACCGGACCGGCCGCCGGAACATCCACTGGCTCGACGAGGTGGGCCTGACCGGCGAGGACGTGGTGCTGGCCCACTGCATCTGGACCGACGAGTCCGAGCGCGAGGTGCTGGCCGAGACCGGCACGCACGTCACCTACTGCCCCTCCTCGAACATGAAACTCGCGTCGGGCATCGCGCCCGTCGTGGACTACGCGGACCGCGGCATCAACGTCGCGCTGGGCAACGACGGCCCGCCGTGCAACAACACGCTCGACCCGTTCACCGAGATGCGGCAGGCCAGCCTCCTCCAGAAGGTCGAACACCTCGACCCGACCACGACGCCCGCCGAACTCGTCTTCGAGATGGCGACCGAGAACGGCGCGAAGGCCGCGGGCTTCGAGAACGTCGGCCGACTCCGGCCGGGGTGGAAGGCCGATATCGTCGGCCTGACGACCGACATCACGCGCGCCACGCCGCTCCACGACGTGTTCTCGCACCTCGTCTTCGCCGCGCGCGGCGACGACGTGGCGTTCACGATGGTGAACGGCGACGTGGTGTACGAGGACGGCGAGTTGCGGACCGGCGACGCCGACGCGATTCGGCGGCGGGCGCGCGAGTACGACCTGCCGGTCGGGCCGGAGTAG
- a CDS encoding FlaD/FlaE family flagellar protein, translating into MPPTPGDYDLRELRRLADPNRESPEELRDGEGLPAPPDEVLRHSERNELVQLQSQFSAAGVLPEKPYLDALPDQYSTEVVVFEWLDFLINKAGFENTGNALEYYEEVDWITQSVRESLREYMRGFSEVESFDPDKPGPADLDVDDHVLSLVYIARLASV; encoded by the coding sequence ATGCCGCCGACGCCCGGAGATTACGACCTGCGCGAACTGCGTCGCCTCGCGGACCCGAACCGGGAGAGCCCCGAGGAGTTACGGGACGGCGAGGGACTGCCAGCGCCGCCAGACGAGGTACTGCGCCACAGCGAGCGAAACGAACTCGTCCAGCTTCAGAGCCAGTTCTCTGCGGCGGGCGTGCTCCCCGAGAAACCGTATCTCGACGCCCTGCCCGACCAGTACAGCACGGAGGTCGTGGTGTTCGAGTGGCTCGATTTCCTCATCAACAAGGCCGGGTTCGAGAACACCGGCAACGCGCTGGAGTACTACGAGGAGGTCGACTGGATAACGCAATCGGTGCGCGAGAGCCTCCGGGAGTACATGCGCGGGTTCTCCGAAGTCGAGAGCTTCGACCCCGACAAGCCCGGTCCGGCCGATCTCGACGTGGACGACCACGTGCTGAGTCTGGTGTACATCGCGCGACTGGCGTCGGTCTGA
- a CDS encoding dihydrolipoyl dehydrogenase family protein, producing MTTHVVVVGAYGSAGVAAAQELADEEDVRLTLVDDGEPGGGLCILKGCMPSKEILSAGEHRFQARHDDRIEGVPEVDLESVVATKDDHVGNWAEHRRAAVRTLADRENVEFLHRTARFVDDRTLSVGDREIEADYVVVATGSTVNVPDLNGLDEVDYATSADVLDATEFPDSGVVMGFGYVGLELVPYLVEAAEMDVTVIEHDDYPLDEADEAFRATMLDLYREEFDVDVLTNTYEQSVEESADGGVRLRVRRGGPTDGRRETVEADELFLFTGRRPAVSDLGLENTPLDPGTGWVADTMQARDDERVFVPGDANGHEPILHVAKEQGFLTAENILRHRAGESLEPYRNVHHHVIFSGLGVYPFARVGASEEALATEDRDYVAVTREASDDGVFATKAVPRGLAKLVADADDGTVLGYQGLHYHADAMAKTMQVAVETGMDVREIPDRAYHPTTPEILDGLIREASEQVD from the coding sequence ATGACAACGCACGTCGTCGTCGTCGGCGCGTACGGGAGCGCCGGGGTCGCGGCCGCACAGGAGTTGGCTGACGAGGAGGACGTTCGACTGACGCTCGTGGACGACGGCGAACCCGGCGGCGGACTCTGCATTCTGAAGGGGTGTATGCCCTCGAAGGAGATTCTCTCGGCGGGTGAACACCGGTTTCAGGCGCGCCACGACGACCGAATCGAGGGCGTCCCCGAGGTGGACCTCGAATCGGTCGTGGCGACCAAGGACGACCACGTCGGCAACTGGGCGGAACACCGGCGCGCGGCGGTCCGAACACTGGCCGACCGCGAGAACGTCGAGTTCCTCCATCGTACCGCCCGGTTCGTCGACGACCGCACCCTCTCGGTCGGCGACCGCGAAATCGAGGCCGACTACGTCGTCGTGGCGACGGGGTCGACAGTCAACGTGCCGGACCTGAACGGCCTCGACGAGGTGGACTACGCGACCAGCGCGGACGTGCTGGACGCGACCGAGTTCCCCGACTCGGGCGTGGTGATGGGGTTCGGCTACGTCGGACTGGAGCTAGTTCCCTACCTCGTGGAGGCCGCCGAGATGGACGTCACGGTAATCGAACACGACGACTATCCGCTGGACGAGGCCGACGAGGCGTTCCGGGCGACGATGCTCGACCTCTACCGCGAGGAGTTCGACGTGGACGTGTTGACGAACACCTACGAGCAGTCGGTCGAGGAGTCCGCGGACGGCGGGGTTCGACTGCGCGTCAGGCGCGGCGGGCCGACCGACGGGCGGCGCGAGACCGTCGAAGCCGACGAGTTGTTCCTGTTCACGGGCCGCCGTCCGGCGGTGTCGGACCTCGGACTGGAGAACACGCCGCTCGACCCCGGCACCGGGTGGGTCGCCGACACGATGCAGGCCCGCGACGACGAGCGAGTCTTCGTTCCCGGCGACGCCAACGGTCACGAACCCATCCTCCACGTCGCCAAGGAACAGGGGTTCCTGACCGCCGAGAACATCCTCCGGCACCGCGCGGGCGAGTCGCTGGAACCCTACCGAAACGTCCACCACCACGTCATCTTCTCGGGACTCGGCGTCTACCCCTTCGCGCGGGTCGGGGCCTCCGAGGAGGCGCTGGCGACCGAGGACCGCGACTACGTGGCCGTCACCCGCGAGGCCAGCGACGACGGCGTGTTCGCGACCAAGGCGGTCCCGCGCGGACTGGCGAAACTCGTCGCGGACGCCGACGACGGCACGGTGCTGGGGTATCAGGGCCTCCACTACCACGCCGACGCGATGGCCAAGACGATGCAGGTCGCGGTCGAGACCGGGATGGACGTGCGCGAGATTCCCGACCGGGCGTACCACCCCACGACTCCCGAGATTCTCGACGGCCTGATTCGGGAGGCCAGCGAGCAGGTGGACTAA
- a CDS encoding YHS domain-containing protein translates to MAQCAVCGADVEKTSPEETDYRDEEFAVAQVEYEGVTYEFCSEEHRRAFEETPEEYA, encoded by the coding sequence ATGGCCCAGTGCGCCGTCTGCGGTGCCGACGTGGAGAAGACCAGTCCCGAGGAGACCGACTACCGCGACGAGGAGTTCGCGGTCGCGCAGGTCGAGTACGAGGGTGTAACCTACGAGTTCTGCAGCGAGGAACACCGCCGGGCGTTCGAGGAGACCCCCGAGGAGTACGCTTAG